AACTGATTCACCACGGCGAGGAAGGCGCAGAGGTAGATAATCCCCAGGCCCCTCTGAAAAACGAAACGGGTCAGCCAGTAGCCGTCGCTGCCTTCCATGGCGAAACGCCCCCTGCCCACTGTCGTGGTGAACCGCTATTCGAAGTATAGCAGGCGGAGGGAAAAGCAAAAAAGGATGGCGTCCGTCGGGTTCCTGGATTATCCTACGCAAAAACAAACACATCCGCGATTCACCGGACTCCGATGACGTTACCCGGCATATCCTCGAAAATAGCCATGTGGATCGTACTGTCGCTGCTCCTGGCGATGCTGGGGATGTCCGGCTGCACCCGTTATTACCCGGCGCCGGCCAAGCCCCCCGCGCCCCGCCTACCTGCGCCCCTCAAGCCCGCACCGCCTCCTGTGCAGTCCCCCGCACCGCCGGCATTCTCCGATCCGATTGCCGCGCTGCTCGACGAAGTCGCCTCCGGGCGGGAGGAATCGACGCCCCTGGAGAAAATGGGCTATTCGACCCAGGTCGGCGCCTTTGCCAACCTCGACTATGCCGTGCGCCTGGAACGCCTGCTCGATGCCAGAGGCATCGACGCCTACTATTTTCGCCACGAATCCGGGCTCTACAAGGTCCGCTTCGGCAACCATGACAGCTACCGGGCGGCCCGTGCCGAGGCGGAACAGTTGAAGGCAAAGGGGCTGATCGACGAATTCTTCATCGTCATCCCGGACGACTACGCCGCCGCCCGCATCCGGCGCAGCGGCCAGGGCGACCTGCGCGAGGAACTGGTCCGGACCGCCCGTCGTTTTCTTGGCGTCCCCTACCGCTGGGGCGGCACCGACCACCAGGACGGATTCGACTGCAGCGGCCTGACCATGGTCTGCTACCGCCTCAACGGCCTCAACCTCCCGCGCATCTCCCGCAACCAGTTCGCGGCCGGACGGCAAGTGCCCCAGGCCCAGCTGCGCCCGGGCGACCTGGTCTTCTTCGCCACCAGAGGCGGCAGACAGGTCTCCCACGTCGGCATGTACATCGGCAATGGCAAGTTCATTCACGCTCCCCGCACCGGCGAGCAGGTGCGCATCGAACAGCTCTCCACTCCTTTTTACGACAGAACCTTCCTGGGCGGACGCAGCTATTTTTGATGGGTGTTCGGAATCCCCTGGTGAAAAATTGGATTTATATTGTTCGAGTCAGATACGCCTCACCTCTTGGGTTTCGGAGATAACGACGGGAAAAAGCAGGAAGCTCAATCCAGCGCCGGCACCCTGAGAACGGTACTTTCCGTCCCCTTGCGCATCGAGTCCAAACTCATAGCTCTCGTAGCGGGGCCCACCAGAGGGTCACCGCTGCCATAATTGAGATTAAAAGGCATCTGGCCAATCGGCCAAGGGTCGGCTGGAACTTCAAAGCGCGTTAGCTTTCGTTCGGGATGAGGATCAAAAAAGGGGTACAGTTACAATATCCCGGGAACCTTTTGGCTCCCTGATGCATCTACGTAGTGAAGCCGCAAAAAGGAGATTCGCGCATGACAATGGCAGTGGATTACGGCACATCGTCGGGCGAAATTCCGGATCAGGACCTCGTGGACCGCGTCCGCAACGGGGACGGCGCCTGCTTCGAGTTGATCATGCGGCGGCATAACCGGCGTCTCTACCGTATCGCCCGGGGGATTCTGCGCAACGACGTCGAGGCCGAAGACGCC
This genomic stretch from Desulfuromonadales bacterium harbors:
- a CDS encoding NlpC/P60 family protein, whose translation is MWIVLSLLLAMLGMSGCTRYYPAPAKPPAPRLPAPLKPAPPPVQSPAPPAFSDPIAALLDEVASGREESTPLEKMGYSTQVGAFANLDYAVRLERLLDARGIDAYYFRHESGLYKVRFGNHDSYRAARAEAEQLKAKGLIDEFFIVIPDDYAAARIRRSGQGDLREELVRTARRFLGVPYRWGGTDHQDGFDCSGLTMVCYRLNGLNLPRISRNQFAAGRQVPQAQLRPGDLVFFATRGGRQVSHVGMYIGNGKFIHAPRTGEQVRIEQLSTPFYDRTFLGGRSYF